The Glycine soja cultivar W05 chromosome 19, ASM419377v2, whole genome shotgun sequence genomic sequence TATTGAGATACTTTGAATTAGCATTCGACTTAAAGGTTAATTTCTTCAAAAGTAGATATGGAGGTTTGGGGTTGTGGAAGAAGGAAACATTGAGAGATTTGCAAGGGTATTGAATTGTAGAATTATATTCTTCCCATTCATTTACTTGGGCATGCCAATTGGTGCCAGTTTTGGAAAGAAAGAGACATGGGATCCCATCATTGCAAAATTTTCCAAAAACTCAACTCGTGGAAGCACAAGCATGTATCATTTTGATACATACCTCTCTTCCTATCTTTTTCCTCTCATTCTTTAAAATTCCAAAAGGAGTGATTTTGAAATTAACTAACTTTCAAAAGTTATTCTTGTGAGGGCGTGAGGATGGGAGAGAGAAGATTTCTTAGGTAAGTTGGGATAATATTTGTAAGCCAAAAGACCACAGAGAGTTGGGGATTAAAGACCTAGGCTTCTTCAATGTTGCACCTTTGGCCAAATGGAGATGGAACATCTTCCATCAAAGTGGGGCTCTTTGGGTGCGGATTTTAGAAGCAAAATACAATGGGTTCAAGGGACTTGTGGATGGAGTGGAAAAAATGAGTAATTCTATTTGGTGGAGAGATTTAAAGATTATTTGTGGTGATGAGCAAGAAACATGGTTTGATAACTTAGTTGAGTGGTCTATTGATGACGGGTCATCAATTAGATTTTGGGATGATAGGTGGGGTGGAGGGGAAtgtttggaaaatatttttgctaGAATCTACCTAAATTCGGAGCAAAAGGGTGAAACCATAAATAATATGGGTAGATTGGTAGATGGTGTGTAGGAGTGAGAATTTAGTTGGAGAAGGGAATGGTTTGAGTGGGAAAGGAACGATGTTGAGGAATTTTACAAATTGCTGgaaaatataaatactaaaGGCTATGGCAAGGATTTTTCGATTTGGAATATGGATCCTTCAAACAACTTCACAGTACGATCAACTTATTTGGCTTTGTTCAACCTGCGGGGTAGAAGCCAATTGGAGGATACATTTAAATTACCGTGGAGCATCAAAATTCCCGGAAAGGTTACTTTTTGGGTTTGGAGGATGTTATATGATAGGCTACCAACAAAAACCAACCTTAAAAGGAGAAACATCCAAACAACAACTAATGATACATtatgtgtatgtttggttccGCGTTACCATCCACCGAACATGCGTTCATCTCGGTCAAACGTGGGTTATGTTGTTGAACGAGATGTTTAGGTAATTCAGTTTACATGATTTTGCTTAAAATACGCGTGTCTCATTTGACGCTACTCCGAATAGATTATGGATCCAATAAAATCTATTTTCAGtggatattttttatggtttccAATTTTATTCCTCTTCCACCTACCCATTCTCCACTGCGTGCGTCTCATGGAAAGGAGAAGTAGAACATAAATGCACTCACACATGTAATAGAAAAAGTATGAATAACGAGCTTcagatttcaaaatcaaaactcaAAAAGTTGTGGGAGGGAAGCTCGTAAGGATAAAACTActatctcactttttttttaaaaaaaactgtagtaaaaatacttttatagaAATTAGTTTTAGTATGTTTTAATATATCACAAATTACTTCTCATAATCTATAGTAGTTTTCATAATCCaacattattaatttcattgtaatttttaaaaacctagtttttaaaataataataataataataataataacctatatatcaatatcaataataatCTTTAGGAGATGCATTTTATTTCACAAActagtattttaattattaattttatcataaaaaacgGTTATAAACCtacctatttattttaaattaataatcaacatatcaatataataataaataataaataagaatacacaacataaaaacaaataactaaAACCCATTTTAGTAATTACATACTTAAAGTATCTaaacaatattttcttaaaaaatcaactttttgatatttgttattcaaacaaaaatcatgttatcttataattaattttgaccaTAATCAATTCTCTAACatcaatttcattcaaaatgaattttatcaCCATCAATCAAAACATGTACTATTTACTTTTTCTCGTGTATGCGAGGAGTCTCAAGGCCACTTGTTCTTATCATGCCGCAAGATATACAGTATATGGATGAAATGTTACAATTTGTTTGGTCTATGTACTGTTTTGCCCATGTCAGTGAAGGAAGCTCTTAGGCAACATTCGTTTGATTTCGCTTGGAAGGAAAAGTAAGCCTTGGTGGCCTATCTGGTGGTGTGCGCTGGTTAATTTGGTTTATATGGCATCAAAGGAATGCTATTCTTTTTCAACATAAACATTTTGATACAGAGGAGATTTTCCATAAAGTTTGGTTCTTCGTTTGGACTTGGATAAAGGCGGATGAAGGTGACAATGTTGTGTTTTCCGAGTTGAATAAGTTGAATTGAAATCCCAAATGCCTTAATGTTGTATTGGATGCAGTAATGGCAAGGGGGTGAGATACGTGATAAAAGTGATCCACCGTATAAAAACAATCCAAAGTGAGGGAATCTGCTACCAAAATCATTCTTCAGCACTCTATGGAAGATATAGATTCTTCAATTTATGTGTTACTACATTGTTGGACACATTCTTCAATCCGCTCCCAGTTAGTCCAAAGTTTTCTTGGATTCCACATTGTTTGACACGAAAAGAGTTCCATTATTCTTATTTCTTACGAGCTACAAGATCTCGTGTCACCACTGTCATATTTACCCCCATAGATCGCATTGAATAATAATGTTCATATACTCAGTAGAAGattattacaataataataacaagtagtgaaaactgaaaattaaGCAAAAGTAACATGTTTGATAAAATCTACAAATTATCCCCCACCAAACCAGAGCAAATTTGAGCACCTAGCTAGAGGACAGGCAAAGGCATTGACCGGTCAAAGCTCCCCCGaatctccctctcccttcttcttcttccaagcttgtttttcttttccttcttcatctCCCCAAGCACAGATTGTTGTTCTCCTTCCGCCACGTGTCCCGCAGCAGCACCAAGCAGCCTCGCAATCCCACCATACCCCAACGCCTCCGCGATCTGCAAAGCCGTCACACCCTTATTCGTCCTGGCCTCCACATCCACACCCCTCTTCACCAGCACCTCCGCCACGTCAGCATGCCCCGCCTCCACCGCGCAATGCAGCGCCGTATACCCATCCTCATCCCTCGCCTCCACATCAATCCCTCTCTCCAGCAACGCCCTCACCGCCTCCACGCGCCCCTTAAAACACGCCCTGTGCAACGCCGTCCACCCGTGCTGGTCCCTCCCGTCCACCACCGCTCCCCCCTCTATCAGCCTCTGGATGCTCCTCACCTCCCCCTTCCTCGCCGCCACGCACAACCCATCCCCCAGCCGCAGCGCGTCGAACACGCGCGCGTGCCCCTTCTCCGCCGCAACATCATACGCAGTCTTACCGTTAAAGTTCCTCACGTCCTTGTTAGCACCCTTGTTCAACAACAGCTTCACCATGCTCTCGTCTCCCACCCCTGCCGCCACGTGCAGACACGTGTCTCCGTCTCGTGAATCTCTAATATCAGTTCTCGCGTTGTTCGCTAGTAACAGCCTCGCGCAGTCTCTTGAACCTTCTCTGACCGCAAGGTGCAACGCGGTGTAACCGTCTTTAGTCAACGAGTCAACGCTAGCCCCTTTCAGCAACAGTAACCGTAAAACCTCCCTGCGTCCTTCTCTTGCTGATAAATGAATCGCTCCTAAAGATGAAGATTCCGTTCTCTCTGTGTTTGCCTTGTGAGCTAAGAGAAGCTCAACGATTAGTTCTTCTCCGGAGGCACACGCTGATTCCAGCGGAGTCTCGCCGGAGCGGTTTTTTGATTCCACGTCGGCGTTGAACTCCAGGAGGAGCTGCACTATGTCGGGTCTGCTTTTGGAGATCGCCACGTGGAGGAGCGTGTCTCCGTTTTGGTCAACGGAGTCAACGGCTTTCCACGTGTGTTCACTGTGTTCCAGCACTTCTCTGATTTCATCGATGGACCCGTTGTGGACTAACTGGGCAAGGATCAACGAGCCCACGAAGATGATCTTGATGCCGCTGTCGATGAACACTTGTTTCTTCTTCGCGGTGAACCAATCAGAGGGTACAGATTCGAACATGGAGGAGGGTTCTTTCACGGTGGCACCGGGAACAACGACGCTGTGGAGGAGGAAAGAGTCTTCGGAGTGTGGAAAAGAGTGTGGGAGGGTGGAGCCCAGTGGAAGATTGTAGAGGATTTCTATGGTTACTGTGGATAAGGGAGATATGATACCAGATTGTGGCTTCAACGTGTAACGCGTTTTGATCAACGATTGAAGCCTGAAAGCCACGGGCATGGTGTACATCACGTTGCGTAGGGTTATTTGGCCGTGGCATTTTTGGCCTGGCTCGATTCTTATAGGGACCGTGTTTGTTGGGTCTACTTTTATCAGCCTGTCCATGCTATAGTTGAGTTATTACTATGTACCGTTGGAAATGACACTGGAGATCACAAACAATTGCTTTTCGAGACGTGTTTTGAAACTATCTCATGCAACTTCATTAGGATACAACAGAATGAAACTTCTCAAACGTGCTGAGGCTGCAGAATTGGAAGCCAGAAACTCGGAACCCAGgaatagagaaagaaaataaaaaggagaagAGGGGGAGTGTTTTTGGTGTGTGTAAAACAGTCTTGTTTCTCAATTCTGAGTTTAGGGTTTTGAAGAGAAAGGGAAAGCCATGAAAGGATATGTGGCTGAATGGCTGTgtgcttttaaattttaaggaaAGGGGTAATATGAGAGAAACTTGGAAAgggtgtgtgtgtatgtgtgaggGGCCGGCTTAGTTTATTAACAAAGCGCCAAGTGGTGCTGTAAAAAACAATGGTGACTTGTTCTATTCGGCGTCTCTACTGAAAACCTAAGTAAAGCACAGTTGTGTAGGTTAAAATGATGATAACCAATATCTGTTTTCTTTCTGCATGTCACTATCGTTGTAAAGGCCAATTTGTTGTTTAATGAGGACTTTTGGCGTTAATTAGGAATCGTGACGTTTGGTTATAGTATTATATGGATGCTTGTTGCCACAAGAATCAGTATAAAATTCTAATGCTGCTAagatgcttttttattttattttctctccttGTTGTCTATGTAATTATGTATTATGATTTATGAGAAAGTGACGTTTTAAAAACCGATTGTTTATGACAGGTAATGAGCTATCagatattattttatctgtTACTTCGTTATTAGGTTTGGTCGTTTTGGAAAACATTCTGGGCTGATCAACaagaaatgtaaattttatAGATTAAATCTGAGTGATCAAGGTAGGGGATTGGCCGCATATTCATTTACTTGGGTAAGGCGACATCATTTAAGGAGATATAAGATTAGtctaaaagtttaaatttttggtGATAAAAATTAACCATATTAATAGTTAGCATTTgcccattataaaaaaaaaaaaaggtggcatcatttaagttttaacCATTAATTACTGTAGTGTTGCTTTCTTCTTAGGTTACCGGTTGGTTTTTGCCTTTTAATGTGATGGCTGAGCAGCCTAGAATCTGATTCCTTGTTGCTATTTGTAATCATATCCTCGCTAGCTAAttggaattaattttaaaatttgggtAGGTGAATAAATATTCACCCCTAAAGGTGTGTTAAGAGATCAATTTTGACATTctgcaaaattaattataatacataAAGATCAATATCGTAAGGCAATATTAACTTCAGTATATTTCTTTTGACGTACTGTTTTGTACAGGCATGAATAGACACTTTGAGCAGTATATTATCCtacaaaataatgtttttcCCCTCATTTTCTTTGAATGGTTAAGATCATTACATAATTTTTCATGTGTTTTTCAAATGTTTACGTTGATGACTCAATTTTTAACAACTTATAATTATAATGCGTGCAACAGGCAATTTAGCAAACTATATAATATGTTTTCTCAATCTCCATGGCATGTTGAAAAGTCACATTGTCTTAATAGATTATCTATTGTCTTTCCTAAAACTTTTTTGAGTTTGTATTATTGGTTGATATGATATAAAAGGTTCTCTCTCTATCACCAACACAGTCGCTCTCTATTAACTGGAAACTGCAAAATCCATTTCATTGTTGTGAGAGTGATACTAACTACTAAGCTATATGTAGCTGTTTTGATTTCATTAGTAGTACGTTCTTGTTTTGACGTATTGCTGTATGGCCTTGTGAGTTATGGTGAATGGCAACAAAACGCTAAAAGAAATAGATTATATCTTCTTGTCGAGGAAAATAGAATATTCTTGGGATGTAATAAATTGTCTTACTAACGAGCAAAACAATGCTCATAAAGGACAATTGGAAAATGGATATATCACTTATATTTCGTCCTTAAAAATATCAGCACTGTGAccttaattcttgaaattaagaaatttaaaaccaaaaaaaaatcttagaacAGTCAATCAATCACATTAGCCGTTACATACAAAGTGTAACTTAAGTGTTAATATTGACATATacttagaaataaaaatgacaattttattTAGTGAAATAATTGGCAGTTTtaggaatttattttattttttttaattttaaggatCCGTATGTAACAACGTTTAACACTTTGAACTTTGGAGCGACAAGAAAAAGTTATCTATGCTTTGAAAAATGGGTAAATCAAACAATGAATAAGTGGAAAGAAACTTGATAATATACCATGATGTTCGGATTTTATTgaataagtttaatttaaattatgatttccGCAAATGTTTAGCTCTTTTAACTTTCTTCTAAGCATGTATgtaattaatcttattttaaaaaaatcacttattttatcaatttttcgaaataaaataaaataaaaatattatttttggaatAATAGTCAAGCATATGTGTTGTTCCAAACAAATCCGACAAGAACTTAACCTTCCCATAATCAATGCTTACACAAAGTAGTTCACTCACATAACCACACTCGAAGTGTTTCAGGACAAGGAAAATTTCAGTCAACACTtctcaatttataattaaagcaTCCTATACCATAGGCTTGATAGGGAACTTCATCTCCAGAAATACATTATGAAAACACACGAGTCACAGGGTCTTTTCAAGGATTTAATGAGACCAAGGGTGAAACATGGTGGGGGATAGAAGGAAAGGACATGCAAAGGACTTTAACATTCTAATCAATCTCAATTcctaaataaagtaaaatttagCAACACAGTTTATATCAACGGGGTACACTTCATGTTTCTTCATTCATGCATGTTTCCTTAATTTCCACATTCTAATCAATCTCAATCTCTAGAGCtttgtctttttgtttcattactacttttaatttttcttttttctcttttttttttatttttctttgaaattttcaCAAAAACACATATCatgatagaaaaaaatttctattttctGGAAATTAACCTAAAGGATTACAGTTAAAactctataaattaataatgtcgGGACCGaagaaatttactaatttagagagttattaatttatcgatatattaataattattaatttaaagagtttttaagtaattatattgTACATACTAAACAAAAAGACGAATTAGTCTATGCCTCTTAGAATTATATTGCAATGAACCTTGGAACTCAACGTAAATTAGTAATTGTTGTGTTCATATGCATTGGAAATCAATAATGACTTTTGAAGTACAGTAAATATAAACAAGAGGAACAAATGTGTTCAATATATTCTTAAGCAAGTTtgacatatataaattacatgAATGTGTTGGAATATTCAAACCATATCTCACAAGATGGCTTCTCATCTAAAAGGTGTTGCAAAATCAACTATGTCAGATCAAATACGTAAGGAGTTGTGTGAGTACAAAAGAGATAATCATGCAAGCACACAAAAAGACTTGCAGAGATGGCTTGAGGGAAAATTTGAGTTGATAGTTAGTCAAGGAACAATATCAAACACACTTAAGCGGTCAGATGACTATCTCTCTGctgaaatagaaaaggaaagagcaGAGATCAAAAGACACAAACCAGCAAAATATCCTGACATGGAGAAGGTTGTTTATGAGTGGTTTCTCCAGCATCAAGAACGTGTGAATATCACAGGAGAATTAATTTTGCAGAAGGCAAGAGATACAATGAAACTCGTGTACCCTCATGATGATTCAGATTTTAACTTCTCTACAGGATGGCTTGGGAAATTCAAGCACCGACATGGCATAAAGTCATTTCATCGTTTTGGCGAGAGTGGGTCTATTGATGTACAAGACATGGAGCAGAAATTGGTATCGATTCGGGAGAAAATTGATCAGTCTCCTATGAAAGATGTTTTCAATATGGATGAAACTGAGTTGTTTTATAGGCTACAAGCTGATCATTCACTGGCAACAAAACAACTTGAAGGAAGAAAACAAGATAAAGAAAGACTGACGGTAGTTATTTGTTGCAATGAAGATGGCTCTAAAAAAATCCCTCTATGGATTATTGGGAAATATGCAAAGCCTCGTTGCTTCAAGAATGTCAACATGAATAGCTTGGATTGTCAGTATCGAGCTAACAAAAAAGCATGGATGACTAGTGTGCTTTTTGATGAATATGTTCGTTCATTTGATCAAATGATGCATGGTAGAAGAGTTCTACTTGTGGTGGATAATTGTCTAGCACATCCAAGAAATATTGAAGGGCTAAGAAACGTTGAGTTATTCTTCTTGCCACCCAACATGACATCAAAGATTCAACCTTGCGATGTTGGGATAATAAGAGCTTTCAAGATGCATTACCGTAGAAGGTTTTACCGCAAAATATTGGAAGGTTATGATGTGGGACAATCTGATCCAGGGAAGATAAATGTTCTTGATGCTATCAATTTGGCAATCTCAGCTTGGACGATAGATGTTCGAAAAGAAACAATAGCGAATTGCTTTCGACACTGTAAAATTCGTTTATCTAGTGACGTTGCAAGAAATTTGGATGAATCCACTTTTGATGAAGAAACTCAAGACCTCGAGACTATGATCAATCAATGTGGCTATCGTAATAAGATGGATATCGGCATTCTAATGAACTACCCAGGTGAAAATGAAGCATGTTCGAAGGTTCAGAGTTTAGAAGATATTGTGGGTACTATCATTGAGAACAATGAAGAGGATGACGGCGAAGATGATACGGTGTCTTTGGAGTCTGTTACGCGAATGGAAGCACTTATGACGTCGAACACTCTTCACAACTTTATGATACAATACAAAATACAACACCTGAGATATTGGATACAATAAGAAAAGTTAGAGATGAGTTCCAAATAGACTTGAACTTTAAAGGAAAACAGACAACTATTGAATCATATTTCAATAgagtgtaatatatttttttcagtttctatgaattattaatttatgattttcttgGGACCGAAAATTATAAAGGGATCTCacgaaaaattattatcttgttattttatcgaatttttcaattttttacattGGTCCAAGTTGAGACcgaacaaatttattattttagagagTTTATTAATTTACCGAGTATTAATTTACAAAGTTTCTACTGTACTACTAAAGCTAAAAAAACTAAGGAAAATAAGATAAAACTCAAATATTTCATTCATTGATTATAGTAGGTAAAGATGAGTACATTTATATAGTTTTAAGAAATGTCAATCAATGGATAATAACTACCAAAGTctaaatatcatattatttaaacacaagtaaaataaaattataatttataaattacatatttaactCTAACAATCTAACCAATAAAatccttaaattatttaattttgtttcttttgggcCTCATTTGGCCCATCTTATCATATCACCCGAacttgtttcaactttcaatgtTGCCAAAATTTACAATTTCAAAACTCACAAAGTACCTAAAACTTGTTTCAAAGTTGTCAAAGCGTTTTCCATAAGGTACAAAGAAGCactagtaaattaaattaatgaaggTACCAAAGAAAAATTTAAGGTACAATGGGGCAACTAATGGTCAATATAGAACACTAACTCAgggttttgaaagaaaatttccTAAGTGCCTTGATCATACTTGTTCATGCAGTCAGAGTTATCTAGCCTCAATAAGATTCCAAAGTAAACTCAAAAGAGTGTTGATTTGATGGTTGagcagaaaagaaaatagaaagagatcataaatttaaattgttcgctaacattttaaaaactaataattaacattaactATCAATAAAAAAGCGAAAAAAATTACCACGGTCTAATTAATGTaaagaacaataataatttacaaaataatttattatcaaattcatttttaaatattataatttaataatataataacttcacaaatttaatgataaaattaatttattatattttttcatatttgaaaactaaatttgattttttttttcaagaatcaaTTTGTGATCGTATGATactttcaagaatcaaaatatttatttatcctcctttatttaataatatttcttttattttcataaacactaaatttcattaatctaaacattatttaattaaagctTTTCATTGAGTAGCAAcatgtttca encodes the following:
- the LOC114399521 gene encoding uncharacterized protein LOC114399521 is translated as MDRLIKVDPTNTVPIRIEPGQKCHGQITLRNVMYTMPVAFRLQSLIKTRYTLKPQSGIISPLSTVTIEILYNLPLGSTLPHSFPHSEDSFLLHSVVVPGATVKEPSSMFESVPSDWFTAKKKQVFIDSGIKIIFVGSLILAQLVHNGSIDEIREVLEHSEHTWKAVDSVDQNGDTLLHVAISKSRPDIVQLLLEFNADVESKNRSGETPLESACASGEELIVELLLAHKANTERTESSSLGAIHLSAREGRREVLRLLLLKGASVDSLTKDGYTALHLAVREGSRDCARLLLANNARTDIRDSRDGDTCLHVAAGVGDESMVKLLLNKGANKDVRNFNGKTAYDVAAEKGHARVFDALRLGDGLCVAARKGEVRSIQRLIEGGAVVDGRDQHGWTALHRACFKGRVEAVRALLERGIDVEARDEDGYTALHCAVEAGHADVAEVLVKRGVDVEARTNKGVTALQIAEALGYGGIARLLGAAAGHVAEGEQQSVLGEMKKEKKNKLGRRRREREIRGSFDRSMPLPVL